A segment of the Streptomyces sp. ITFR-21 genome:
CCGGAGTGGGGGACGGACGCGCTGGAGCGGGAGCTGTCGGTGCTGTTCCGGCGGGCCGGGGCGGCGTCCGGCGAACTGGCCAGGGCGGTGCACCCGGAGCTGGAGCCGGCCGCGTACGGACTGCTGGCCCGGCTGGCGGAGGCCGAGCCGGCCCGCGCCACCGACCTGGCCGGGTACTTCGGGGTCGGCAAGGCCACCATGAGCCGGCAGCTGCGCGCCCTGGAGGAGCTCGGCCTGGTCGCCCGCGAGCCCGACCCCGCCGACGGCCGCGCCTACCTGATGCGGCTGACCGCCGAGGGCGGCGACCGCTTCACCCGGGTCCGCACCGCCCGCCGCGAGCAGTATCTGCGCCGGCTGGCCGCCTGGGACCAGGCCGAGGTCGCCGAACTCTCCAGGCTGCTGCACGAGCTGAACGGCCTTCCGTTCGGCGAGGGCCCCCCGTAGCCGCCGCGGCCGACGGCCCTCAGAACTCCACCAGCACCGCCGTGGCGTCGTCGTAGGGTTTGCCGCGGGGCACGCGCACTCCCGCCGGGTCGGCGTCCTCCAGGGACCGCACGCGGGCGATCAGGGCCCGCGGACCCGCCTCCTGGAGCAGGGCGAAGACGCCCGGCCAGTCGTCGCCGCCGAAGACCTCCACGCCCCGGGCCGCGCCGTCGGTGAGCGCCGCCAGCGCCCGTACCCCGGCGGCCGGGGTACGGCCGGTCACCGCGCGGGAGACCACCGCCGGGTCCGCGGCGGCGGTGAAGAAGCCGCCGTCCAGATTGCGCAGCGGCGCCACCGGCACGCCCGCCGCCCGCAGCCGGTCGATCCGGTCGTCCAGTACCGGCGTCACCGAGCCGTCCGGCGCCTGGAGAAGCAGCGCCGAGTCCGACAGCACCAGGTGCTCCACCTCCGCCCCGCCCCAGCGCACCGCGACCACCGTGGCCTGTGGGGTCAGTGGGTGAGAAAGATCACAGGTCGCGCGATGCGCGTCGGCGGTGCGGGAGATGGCCTCGGCGAGACACGCGGCCAAGGGCACCGCGGGCCGCGCGACGGACAGTTCGAGCAGCGCGCCGCCCAGCCGGGCGGTGAACCAGGGCACCGAGTGGCGGCAGTCCCCGTTGCCGGGCGGGGGCGTCACCCCGTCCAGCAGGACCACCGTCCCGCCCCGCCCGCCGGCGGGCAGCGCGACGGACACGAAGTCCTCGTTGGGCACCTCGGGGCGGCCGGGTTCGGTCGCCGTCTCGATCCGCATGCGGCCAGTGTGCCGGACCCCCGGCGGTTCCCGCCGGCACCGGCCGGTACCGGCGGCTCCCGGCGGCCGGGAGAGCCGCGCACCCGGTCCGGACCAAGATCACCGTGGCTGCGGGTGCGTATCCTGCCAAAGCCCGCTGCCGGACGCCAGGGGACCGCCGGGCCGGGGCAGTCTGGCCCCCGGTGCCGGACTTGTCGGTCAACTCACCTGTGCGATTCACTCGTTCGGGTGTCCGGGGGAGGGACGCCTGGCCCCCCTCCCGGCAGGGCTGCAAGGGTCGGAGGGACTTCTGCATATTCCCGGGGGACACCCCGGCCCCGGCCCCGGGCGATACGTGATTGCGAGCACCGACATTGCGTGAAGGACGTCACCCGCGACGCGAAGGGCGGGTCAGGCGGCGCATGCTCGCCGCGCTGCTCGGCTGCGCCGCCGCGCTCCTGGCCGCCGCCACGCCGGGCGTGGCCCTCGCCGGGCACGACCTGTCAGCGGCCCAGGAGCAGGTGGACGCGGCCCGGCTGGCCGCCCGCGCCGTCGTACTGGCCCACGACCTCGCCGACGAGCGGGACGACGCGGCGATCCGCGCGGGCGGCGGCCCCGTCGGCCGGGACCGGCTGGCCACCGACCGGTCGAACGCCGACCGCCAGGCCCGGGACGTGGCTCCCGGCGCACCCGCCGAGGTGCGGACCGCGCTGGCCGCGCTGCCCGCCGCCCGCGCGGCGGCCGACAGCGGCAAAGGCGGCCCGCAGGCCGTCGTCGCCGGCTACCAGCCGCTGATCGACGCCCTCGGCAGACTCTGCGGACCGGTCACCGCGCCGCTCGGCCGGGCGGTGGACGCCGCCGCCCGGCAGCGCGGACTGCTGGTCGGCGCGCTCGCCGCCGGCGGCAGCCGGCGCGGCCCGGTCGCCGCCGCGCAGGCCGCGCACCTCCAGGAGCAGGCCGCGCTCGCCGACTTCCGGGCCACCGCGCCCGCCGCCCTGCGCGCCCGCTACGACCAGACGGTCAACGGCGCCGACGCCGCCGCCGCGGACCGCGACCTCGCCGAACTCCTCGACGGCCCCGCGCTCACCGGCGCCGACCGCGGACTGGGCGCCGACGCCACCGACCGGGCGCTCACCGCCCGGCTCGCCCTGATGCGCAGCGTCGAGGCGTCCGCGGCGGCCGACGAGGCCCGGCGGGCCGCCGACCACCGCGACCACCAGGTCACCGTCCTGGAACTGCGGGTCGCGCTGGTCGCGCTGTGCCTGATCCTGTTCGCCGGCGTGCTCGTCTCGCTGTTCCGCAGCGTCACCCGGCCGCTGGCCGCGCTGCACCGCTGGTCGCGTGCGGACGGCGAGAGCGGCCAGGGCGCCAGGGTGCTCGGCCGCGACGAGTTCGCCGCCGTCGCCCGGCGGGCCAACGCGCTCACCCAGGAAGCGCAGGCACTGCGCGCCCGGGTCCACGAACTCGCCGCGGAACGCGACGCGCTGTCCGCGGCGCACAACGCGCTGACCGCCGAGCGCGATGGCCTGCTGCGGACCAGGGACGACCTGCTGCGCAGCCGCGAGGAGCTCGCCGGCCGGTTCACCGAGGCCAGCGCCCGCAACGCCGCCCACGTCACCTACGTCAACCTCGGCCTGCGCACCCTCGGCCTGGTCGAGCGCCAACTCGCCCTGATCGAGGCGCTGGAGGACCGCGAGCAGGAGCCGGAACGGCTCGACCAGCTGTTCCGGCTCGACCACCTCGCCACCCGGATGCGCCGCAACAGCGAGAACCTGCTGGTGCTGACCGGCACCGAGCACAGCCACGGCGCCACCGCCCGCCCGGTCGCGCTGGTCGACGTGGCCCGCGCCGCGATCTCCGAGGTCGAGCGGTACGAACGGGTGCACATCCAGACCATGCCCGACGTCCGGGTGGCCGGCCGGGCCGCCGACGACATCAGCCACCTGATCGCCGAACTCCTGGACAACGCGACCGGGTTCTCCGCGCCGGCCGCCTCCGTCCACCTCTCCGGCT
Coding sequences within it:
- a CDS encoding nitrate- and nitrite sensing domain-containing protein; translation: MLAALLGCAAALLAAATPGVALAGHDLSAAQEQVDAARLAARAVVLAHDLADERDDAAIRAGGGPVGRDRLATDRSNADRQARDVAPGAPAEVRTALAALPAARAAADSGKGGPQAVVAGYQPLIDALGRLCGPVTAPLGRAVDAAARQRGLLVGALAAGGSRRGPVAAAQAAHLQEQAALADFRATAPAALRARYDQTVNGADAAAADRDLAELLDGPALTGADRGLGADATDRALTARLALMRSVEASAAADEARRAADHRDHQVTVLELRVALVALCLILFAGVLVSLFRSVTRPLAALHRWSRADGESGQGARVLGRDEFAAVARRANALTQEAQALRARVHELAAERDALSAAHNALTAERDGLLRTRDDLLRSREELAGRFTEASARNAAHVTYVNLGLRTLGLVERQLALIEALEDREQEPERLDQLFRLDHLATRMRRNSENLLVLTGTEHSHGATARPVALVDVARAAISEVERYERVHIQTMPDVRVAGRAADDISHLIAELLDNATGFSAPAASVHLSGWLLENGEVMLSVEDSGIGMPDERLNELNELLADPRPAPPGTAAGMGLYVVARLAQRHGVRTQLRPQAVGGTAAVVVLPQRLLPAVDPQEPPATPIEAALAGAQVTGRRAAPAPGPDSGPDTAPAAARSVPQPFAGPAAVPQDRPSPLARRVPAGQPVQAARPAQPAQPEQSARAAEAVRHDRAGPEAGAGGEAPATRRLPQRVPRPAGMGDVLVQGPRRPRGGPVDAAELRRKLGGLQRGLQAGRRDAEHEISAGTGPTAGPAGAADQPPRPRTEPPAPQRPATRRHAAPGPPAPEPLPAAAPAQRPAPAPAPQPPPAAWPVPQSAPVPEAPRVRRSTQGDTGEAAHAGPADSAEEATR
- a CDS encoding MarR family winged helix-turn-helix transcriptional regulator produces the protein MPEWGTDALERELSVLFRRAGAASGELARAVHPELEPAAYGLLARLAEAEPARATDLAGYFGVGKATMSRQLRALEELGLVAREPDPADGRAYLMRLTAEGGDRFTRVRTARREQYLRRLAAWDQAEVAELSRLLHELNGLPFGEGPP